The following are from one region of the Mustela lutreola isolate mMusLut2 chromosome 9, mMusLut2.pri, whole genome shotgun sequence genome:
- the CAD gene encoding CAD protein isoform X2 — protein sequence MAALMLEDGSVLRGQPFGATVSTAGEVVFQTGMVGYPEALTDPSYKAQILVLTYPLIGNYGIPADEVDEFGLSKWFESSGIHVAGLVVGECCPTPSHWSATRTLHQWLQQHGIPGLQGVDTRELTKKLREQGSLLGKLVQDGTEPSALPFLDPNARPLVPEVSIKAPRVFNAGGTPRILALDCGLKYNQIRCLCQRGAEVTVVPWDHALDNREYEGVFLSNGPGDPASYPSVVSTLSRVLSEPNPRPVFGICLGHQLLALAIGAKTYKMRYGNRGHNQPCLLVGSGRCFLTSQNHGFAVETDSLPAGWLPLFTNANDRSNEGIVHDSLPFFSVQFHPEHQAGPSDMELLFDIFLETVKEATAGNPGGQTVRERLVERLCPPGIPSPSSGLLPPRKVLILGSGGLSIGQAGEFDYSGSQAIKALKEENIQTLLINPNIATVQTSQGLADKVYFLPITPHYVTQVIRNERPDGILLTFGGQTALNCGVELTKAGVLARYGVRVLGTPVETIELTEDRRAFASRMAEIGEHVAPSEAANSLEQAQAAAERLGYPVLVRAAFALGGLGSGFASNREELFALVAPAFAHTSQVLVDKSLKGWKEIEYEVVRDAYGNCVTVCNMENLDPLGIHTGESIVVAPSQTLNDREYQLLRQTAIKVTQHLGIVGECNVQYALNPESEQYYIIEVNARLSRSSALASKATGYPLAYVAAKLALGIPLPELRNSVTGGTAAFEPSLDYCVVKIPRWDLSKFLRVSTKIGSCMKSVGEVMGIGRSFEEAFQKALRMVDENCVGFDHTVKPVSDMELETPTDKRIFVVAAALWAGYSVERLYELTRIDRWFLHGMKRIVAHTQLLEQHRGRPLPPDLLQQAKRLGFSDKQIALAVLSTELAIRKLRQEQRICPAVKQIDTVAAEWPAQTNYLYLTYWGTTHDLTFRTPHVLVLGSGVYRIGSSVEFDWCAVGCIRQLRKMGYKTIMVNYNPETVSTDYDMCDRLYFDEISFEVVMDIYELENPEGVILSMGGQLPNNMAMALHRQQCRVLGTSPEAIDSAENRFKFSRLLDTIGISQPQWRELSDLESARQFCQTVGYPCVVRPSYVLSGAAMNVAYTDGDLERFLSSAAAVSKEHPVVISKFIQEAKEIDVDAVARDGVVAAIAISEHVENAGVHSGDATLVTPPQDITAKTLERIKAIVHAVGQELQVTGPFNLQLIAKDDQLKVIECNVRVSRSFPFVSKTLGVDLVALATRVIMGEEVEPVGLMTGTGVVGVKVPQFSFSRLAGADVVLGVEMTSTGEVAGFGESRCEAYLKAMLSTGFKIPKKNILLTIGSYKNKSELLPTVRLLESLGYSLYASLGTADFYTEHGVKVTAVDWHFEEAVDGECPPQRSILEQLAENHFELVINLSMRGAGGRRLSSFVTKGYRTRRLAADFSVPLIIDIKCTKLFVEALGQIGPAPPLKVHVDCMTSQKLVRLPGLIDIHVHLREPGGTHKEDFASGTAAALAGGVTMVCAMPNTRPPIIDAPALALAQKLAEAGARCDFALFLGASSENAGTLGAVAGSAAGLKLYLNETFSELRLDSVAQWMEHFETWPSHLPIVAHAERQSVAAVLMVAQLTQRSVHICHVARKEEILLIKAAKARGLPVTCEVAPHHLFLSRDDLQRLGSGKGEVRPELGSRQDVEALWENMAVIDCFASDHAPHTLEEKCGPQPPPGFPGLETMLPLLLTAVSEGRLSLDDLLQRLHHNPRRIFHLPPQEDTYVEVDLEHEWTIPSHMPFSKAHWTPFEGQKVKGTVRRVVLRGEVAYIDGQVLVPPGYGQDVRKWPQGAVPQLAPPAPATSEITTTPERPRRAVPGLPDGRFHLPPRIHRASDPGLPAEEPKEKSSRKAAEPELMGTLDGTCYPPPPVPRQASPQNLGTPGLLHPQTSPLLHSLVGQHILSVQQFTKDQMSHLFNVAHTLRMMVQKERSLDILKGKVMASMFYEVSTRTSSSFAAAMARLGGAVLSFSEATSSVQKGESLADSVQTMSCYADVVVLRHPQPGAVELAAKHCRRPVINAGDGVGEHPTQALLDIFTIREELGTVNGMTITMVGDLKHGRTVHSLACLLTQYRVSLRYVAPPSLRMPANVRAFVAARGTKQEEFESIEEALPDTDVLYMTRIQKERFDSSQEYEACFGQFILTPHIMTRAKKKMVVMHPMPRVNEISVEVDSDPRAAYFRQAENGMYIRMALLATVLGRF from the exons ATGGCGGCCCTGATGTTGGAGGATGGGTCGGTCCTGCGGGGCCAGCCCTTTGGGGCCACTGTGTCGACTGCCGGGGAAGTGG TGTTTCAAACCGGCATGGTCGGCTACCCCGAGGCCCTCACTGACCCTTCCTACAAAGCACAGATCTTAGTGCTGACATATCCTCTGATCGGCAACTATGGCATCCCCGCAGATGAAGTGGATGAGTTCGGTCTCAGTAAG TGGTTTGAATCCTCGGGGATCCATGTGGCAGGACTGGTGGTGGGAGAGTGCTGCCCCACGCCCAGCCACTGGAGTGCTACCCGCACCCTACACCAGTGGCTGCAGCAGCACGGGATACCTGGCCTGCAAG GAGTGGATACTCGGGAGCTGACTAAGAAGTTGCGAGAGCAAGGGTctctgctggggaagctggtccAGGATGGGACAGAGCCTTCAGCACTGCCTTTCTTGGACCCGAATGCCCGCCCCCTGGTGCCAGAGGTCTCAATTAAG GCTCCACGGGTGTTCAATGCAGGGGGCACCCCTCGGATCCTTGCTTTGGATTGTGGCCTCAAGTATAATCAGATCCGATGTCTCTGTCAGCGTGGTGCTGAGGTCACGGTGGTACCGTGGGACCATGCCTTAGACAACCGGG AGTATGAGGGTGTCTTCCTGAGTAATGGCCCTGGTGACCCCGCCTCCTATCCCAGTGTGGTATCCACACTGAGCCGTGTCTTATCTGAGCCTAATCCCCGACCTGTCTTCGGGATCTGTCTGGGACACCAGCTGTTGGCCTTAGCCATTGGGGCCAAGACATACAAGATGAG ATATGGGAACCGAGGCCATAATCAGCCATGCCTGCTGGTGGGGTCTGGGCGCTGCTTTCTGACATCCCAGAACCACGGCTTTGCTGTGGAAACAGACTCACTGCCAGCAGGCTGGCTTCCTCTCTTTACCAACGCCAACGATCGTTCCAATGAAGGCATCGTACACGACAGCCTGCCGTTCTTCAG TGTTCAGTTTCACCCAGAGCACCAAGCTGGTCCTTCAGACATGGAGTTACTTTTTGATATCTTTCTGGAAACTGTGAAAGAAGCCACAGCCGGGAACCCTGGGGGCCAGACAG ttCGAGAGCGGCTGGTTGAGCGCCTCTGTCCACCTGGAATTCCCAGCCCAAGCTCTGGGCTTCTACCACCACGGAAGGTTCTGATCCTGGGCTCTGGGGGCCTCTCCATTGGCCAAGCTGGAGAGTTTGACTACTCAGGCTCTCAG GCGATTAAGGCCCTGAAGGAAGAAAACATCCAGACTTTGCTGATCAACCCCAACATCGCCACAGTGCAGACTTCCCAGGGGCTGGCTGACAAGGTCTATTTCCTTCCCATAACACCTCACTACGTAACGCAG GTGATCCGTAATGAGCGCCCAGATGGCATCTTACTGACTTTTGGGGGCCAGACAGCTCTGAACTGTGGCGTGGAGCTGACAAAGGCCGGAGTGTTAGCTCGGTATGGGGTCCGTGTCCTGGGCACACCCGTGGAGACCATTGAACTGACGGAAGACCGGCGTGCCTTTGCCTCCAGGATGGCAGAGATTGGCGAGCACGTGGCCCCCAGTGAGGCGGCAAATTCTCTCGAACAG GCCCAGGCTGCCGCCGAGCGGCTGGGGTATCCCGTGCTGGTGCGCGCTGCCTTTGCCCTCGGTGGCCTGGGCTCTGGCTTTGCCTCCAACAGGGAGGAGCTGTTTGCCCTTGTGGCCCCAGCTTTTGCCCATACAAGCCAAGTGCTGGTCGATAAGTCCCTGAAGGGATGGAAGGAGATTGAGTACGAGGTGGTGAGAGACGCCTATGGCAACTGTGTCACG GTGTGTAACATGGAGAATTTGGACCCACTGGGCATCCATACTGGTGAGTCCATTGTGGTGGCTCCAAGCCAGACACTGAATGACCGGGAATACCAGCTACTACGGCAGACAGCCATCAAGGTGACCCAGCACCTTGGAATTGTTGGGGAATGCAATGTGCAGTACGCCTTGAATCCCGAGTCTGAGCAG taTTACATCATCGAAGTAAATGCCAGGCTGTCTCGCAGCTCTGCCCTGGCCAGTAAGGCCACGGGCTATCCACTGGCCTATGTGGCAGCCAAACTAGCTTTGGGCATCCCTCTGCCGGAGCTCAG GAACTCCGTGACAGGGGGAACAGCAGCCTTTGAACCCAGCCTGGATTACTGTGTGGTCAAGATCCCTCGGTGGGACCTCAGCAAGTTCCTCCGCGTCAGCACAAAGATCGGGAGCTGCATGAAGAGCGTTG GTGAAGTCATGGGCATTGGGCGTTCTTTTGAGGAGGCCTTCCAGAAAGCTCTTCGGATGGTAGATGAGAACTGTGTGGGCTTTGATCACACGGTAAAACCGGTCAGTGATATG GAGCTGGAGACGCCAACCGACAAGCGCATCTTCGTGGTGGCGGCAGCTCTGTGGGCCGGCTACTCGGTGGAGCGGCTGTATGAACTCACACGCATTGACCGCTGGTTCCTGCACGGGATGAAGCGGATTGTGGCGCACACGCAGCTGCTAGAACAGCATCGTGGACGGCCTCTGCCCCCAGACCTGCTGCAGCAGGCCAAGCGCCTTGGCTTCTCGGACAAGCAGATTGCCCTTGCCGTTCTGAG CACAGAGCTGGCCATTCGCAAGCTGCGGCAGGAACAGAGGATCTGCCCAGCGGTGAAACAGATCGACACGGTTGCGGCCGAGTGGCCAGCCCAGACCAACTATTTGTACCTGACCTACTGGGGCACCACCCATGACCTCACCTTCCGAACGCCTCATGTCCTGGTCCTTGGCTCTGGCGTCTACCGGATCGGCTCCAGCGTTGAGTTTGACTGGTGTGCCGTGGGCTGCATTCGGCAGCTCCGAAAG ATGGGCTATAAGACCATCATGGTGAACTACAACCCAGAGACTGTCAGCACAGACTATGACATGTGTGACCGACTGTACTTTGATGAGATCTCTTTTGAG GTGGTGATGGACATCTATGAGCTAGAGAACCCCGAAGGCGTGATCCTCTCCATGGGCGGGCAGCTGCCCAACAACATGGCCATGGCGTTGCATCGGCAGCAGTGCCGAGTCCTGGGCACATCCCCTGAAGCCATCGACTCAGCTGAGAACCGTTTCAAGTTCTCCCGGCTCCTCGACACCATCGGTATCAGCCAGCCTCAGTGGAGGGAGCTCAGTGACCTAGAG TCTGCTCGCCAGTTCTGCCAGACAGTGGGGTACCCCTGCGTGGTGCGCCCCTCCTACGTGTTGAGCGGCGCTGCTATGAACGTGGCCTACACTGACGGAGACCTGGAACGATTCCTGAGCAGCGCAGCAGCCGTCTCCAAGGAGCACCCTGTGGTCATCTCCAAGTTCATCCAGGAGGCCAAG GAGATCGACGTGGACGCTGTGGCCCGTGATGGTGTGGTGGCAGCCATTGCCATCTCTGAGCACGTGGAGAATGCGGGTGTGCATTCGGGTGACGCCACGCTGGTGACCCCACCACAGGACATCACTGCCAAAACCCTAGAGCGGATTAAAGCCATTGTGCATGCTGTGGGCCAGGAGCTGCAGGTCACGGGACCCTTCAATCTGCAGCTCATTGCCAAG GACGACCAGCTGAAAGTCATCGAATGCAACGTGCGTGTCTCTCGCTCCTTCCCTTTCGTCTCCAAGACACTAGGTGTGGACCTAGTAGCATTGGCCACACGGGTCATCATGGGGGAAGAAGTGGAACCTGTGGGGCTCATGACCGGCACCGGAGTCGTGGGTGTAAAG GTCCCTCAGTTCTCGTTCTCACGCCTGGCGGGTGCCGACGTGGTGTTGGGCGTGGAGATGACCAGCACTGGGGAGGTGGCTGGCTTTGGGGAGAGCCGCTGCGAGGCCTACCTCAAGGCCATGCTAAGCACTGGCTTTAAGATCCCCAAGAAGAACATCTTGCTGACCATTGGCAGCTATAAG AACAAAAGTGAGCTGCTTCCGACAGTACGGCTACTAGAGAGCCTGGGCTACAGCCTCTATGCCAGTCTGGGCACCGCCGATTTCTACACTGAGCATGGTGTCAAG GTAACAGCTGTGGACTGGCACTTTGAGGAGGCAGTGGATGGGGAGTGCCCGCCGCAGCGAAGCATCTTGGAGCAGCTGGCTGAGAATCACTTCGAGCTCGTGATTAACCTGTCAATgcgcggggccgggggccggCGTCTCTCTTCCTTTGTCACTAAGGGCTACCGCACCCGGCGCCTGGCTGCTGACTTCTCCGTGCCCCTCATCATTGATATCAAGTGCACCAAACTGTTTGTGGAG GCCCTGGGTCAGATTGGGCCCGCCCCTCCTTTGAAGGTGCACGTTGACTGTATGACTTCCCAAAAGCTTGTGCGGCTTCCTG GATTGATTGACATCCATGTGCACCTGCGGGAGCCGGGGGGAACGCACAAGGAGGACTTTGCCTCAGGCACCGCTGCTGCCCTGGCTGGGGGCGTCACCATGGTGTGCGCCATGCCTAATACCCGGCCCCCCATCATTGATGCCCCGGCCCTCGCCCTGGCCCAGAAG CTGGCAGAGGCTGGCGCCCGCTGTGACTTTGCCTTATTTCTCGGAGCCTCGTCAGAAAATGCAGGAACCCTGGGTGCTGTAGCCGGGTCTGCCGCTGGGCTGAAGCTCTACCTCAACGAGACCTTCTCTGAGCTTCGGCTGGACAGTGTGGCCCAGTGGATGGAG CACTTTGAGACGtggccctcccacctccccattGTGGCCCACGCGGAGCGGCAGAGTGTGGCCGCCGTCCTCATGGTGGCCCAGCTTACCCAGCGCTCGGTGCACATATGTCACGTGGCCCGGAAGGAGGAG atCCTACTGATTAAAGCTGCCAAGGCACGGGGGCTGCCAGTCACCTGTGAGGTGGCCCCCCACCATCTGTTCCTGAGCCGCGATGACCTGCAGCGCCTGGGCTCGGGGAAGGGGGAGGTCCGGCCCGAGCTGGGCTCCCGCCAGGACGTGGAGGCCCTGTGGGAGAACATGGCTGTCATCGACTGCTTCGCCTCAGACCATG ccccccataCACTGGAGGAGAAGTGTGGGCCCCAGCCTCCCCCCGGCTTCCCGGGGCTGGAGACCATGCTGCCCCTGCTGCTGACGGCCGTCAGCGAGGGCCGGCTCAGTCTGGATGACCTGCTGCAGCGCCTGCACCACAACCCCCGCCGCATCTTCCACCTGCCCCCCCAGGAGGACACCTACGTGGAG GTGGATCTGGAGCACGAGTGGACCATCCCCAGCCACATGCCCTTCTCTAAGGCTCACTGGACGCCCTTCGAAGGGCAGAAGGTGAAGGGCACTGTCCGCCGTGTGGTCCTGCGAGGAGAGGTGGCCTATATCGATGGGCAG GTCCTGGTGCCCCCTGGCTACGGACAGGATGTACGCAAGTGGCCTCAGGGGGCTGTTCCCCAGCTCGCGCCTCCAGCCCCTGCCACCAGTGAGATAACCACG ACACCTGAGAGGCCCCGCCGGGCCGTCCCAGGGCTTCCCGATGGCCGCTTCCACCTGCCACCCCGAATCCACCGAGCCTCCGATCCAGGTCTGCCAG CTGAGGAGCCAAAGGAGAAGTCCTCCCGGAAGGCAGCTGAGCCAG AGCTGATGGGAACTCTTGATGGCACCTGCTACCCACCACCACCAGTACCTAGACAGGCGTCACCCCAGAACCTGGGGACCCCTGGCCTGCTGCACCCCCAGACCTCACCCCTGCTGCACTCATTAGTGGGTCAACATATCCTGTCTGTCCAGCAGTTCACCAAGGATCAG ATGTCTCACCTGTTCAATGTGGCACACACGCTGCGTATGATGGTACAGAAGGAGCGGAGCCTCGACATactcaag GGGAAGGTGATGGCCTCCATGTTCTACGAGGTGAGCACGCGGACCAGCAGCTCCTTTGCCGCAGCCATGGCCCGGCTGGGGGGTGCTGTGCTCAGCTTCTCGGAAGCCACATCTTCGGTCCAGAAGGGCGAGTCCCTGGCCGACTCTGTGCAGACCATGAGCTGCTACGCTGACGTGGTCGTGCTTCGGCATCCGCAGCCCGGAGCGGTGGAG CTGGCAGCCAAGCACTGCCGGAGGCCAGTGATCAACGCGGGGGATGGGGTCGGAGAGCATCCCACCCAGGCTCTGCTGGACATCTTCACCATCCGGGAGGAGCTTGGGACTGTCAACGGCATGACA ATCACGATGGTGGGGGACCTGAAGCATGGGCGCACCGTGCACTCTCTGGCCTGTCTGCTCACCCAGTACCGCGTCAGTCTGCGCTACGTGGCCCCCCCAAGCCTGCGCATGCCAGCCAACGTCCGAGCCTTTGTGGCAGCCCGCGGCACCAAGCAG GAGGAGTTCGAGAGCATTGAGGAAGCCCTGCCCGACACCGACGTGCTCTACATGACTCGAATCCAGAAAGAACGCTTCGACTCCAGCCAGGAGTATGAAGCT TGCTTCGGCCAGTTCATCCTCACCCCCCACATCATGACACGGGCCAAGAAGAAGATGGTGGTGATGCACCCCATGCCCCGAGTCAATGAGATAAG CGTGGAGGTGGACTCGGACCCCCGAGCAGCCTACTTCCGCCAGGCCGAGAACGGCATGTACATACGCATGGCTCTCTTAGCCACCGTGCTGGGCCGCTTCTAG